A window from Hemicordylus capensis ecotype Gifberg chromosome 2, rHemCap1.1.pri, whole genome shotgun sequence encodes these proteins:
- the C2CD4C gene encoding C2 calcium-dependent domain-containing protein 4C: protein MWLLEKIRGSVENGGSRGNDSGDKQSKGPLYSNVLTPDKIPDFFIPPKLPAVPPEAEGAEGKAKPNLGTSASEQNLSARKPQRSPRLPVKTVSESKNLLKAASRHIIQIESADEWMSEEDFSTNADPQSQTAMSLPYVPKAQTSYGFATLMESPHTRRKESLFHSEHTSLCPTQASSPSSQRKAASGGSKTNGESAHLNPSDINMSLMNPYRYFSGGESDTCSSAESSPFGSPLLSRSVSLLKIFSQESQSKVIKLKHSVARNSSLSTDDSSADTSPSSQRRMRCATPPAGGAAGGVQQQPLAPADPQDRLHKEHTINLSKGGSMRLAAEYDPSNARLRVRVITAEDLYDKHCDARSINCCVSLYLNPGKLQKQRSTIIKNSRNPIFNEDFFFDGLGVKNVRKMSLKVKVVNKGSSLKRDTLMGEKELRLTSLLPFL from the coding sequence ATGTGGCTACTGGAGAAAATCCGGGGCTCGGTGGAGAACGGAGGCTCCCGGGGGAATGACTCCGGGGACAAGCAATCCAAGGGCCCTTTGTATAGCAATGTCCTGACCCCTGACAAGATTCCAGATTTCTTCATCCCACCCAAGCTTCCAGCAGTGCCCCCTGAAGCAGAGGGGGCAGAAGGGAAGGCCAAGCCCAACCTGGGCACCTCGGCCTCTGAGCAGAACCTGTCGGCCCGCAAACCCCAACGCAGCCCTCGGCTGCCAGTGAAGACTGTCTCCGAGAGCAAGAACCTCCTGAAGGCGGCCAGTCGGCACATCATCCAGATCGAGAGTGCCGACGAGTGGATGTCAGAGGAGGACTTCAGCACCAACGCGGACCCCCAGTCCCAGACAGCCATGTCGCTGCCATACGTACCCAAGGCCCAGACGTCCTATGGCTTTGCAACGCTGATGGAGAGCCCTCACACGCGGCGCAAGGAATCTCTTTTCCATAGCGAGCACACCAGCCTCtgccccacccaggcttcctcGCCCAGCTCCCAACGTAAAGCCGCCTCGGGAGGAAGCAAGACCAATGGAGAGAGTGCCCACCTCAACCCTTCGGACATCAACATGTCTCTCATGAACCCGTATCGCTACTTCAGCGGCGGGGAGAGTGACACTTGCTCGTCAGCCGAATCGTCCCCCTTTGGTTCGCCGTTGCTCTCACGGTCCGTCTCGCTCCTCAAGATCTTCAGTCAGGAGAGCCAATCGAAAGTCATCAAGTTAAAACACTCTGTCGCCCGCAACAGTTCCCTTTCCACCGACGACAGTTCGGCCGACACGAGCCCCAGCTCACAGCGGCGCATGCGCTGTGCCACCCCTCCAGCGGGGGGCGCAGCTGGGGgtgtgcagcagcagcccctcgCACCCGCTGACCCTCAAGACCGTCTCCACAAGGAACACACCATCAACTTGAGCAAAGGGGGCAGCATGCGCCTGGCGGCCGAGTACGACCCCTCGAACGCCCGCCTACGGGTGCGCGTCATCACGGCGGAAGATCTCTACGACAAACACTGCGATGCGCGGAGCATCAACTGCTGCGTGTCCCTCTACCTGAACCCGGGCAAGCTGCAGAAGCAACGGAGCACCATTATCAAGAACAGCCGCAACCCCATCTTCAACGAAGACTTCTTCTTCGACGGCTTGGGAGTGAAGAACGTCAGGAAGATGTCCCTCAAAGTCAAAGTGGTGAATAAGGGCAGCAGCCTGAAGAGAGACACGCTGATGGGCGAGAAGGAGCTCCGCCTGACGTCTCTGCTCCCCTTCTTATAA